In Salvia hispanica cultivar TCC Black 2014 unplaced genomic scaffold, UniMelb_Shisp_WGS_1.0 HiC_scaffold_660, whole genome shotgun sequence, a single window of DNA contains:
- the LOC125199757 gene encoding uncharacterized protein LOC125199757 has protein sequence MISLKIIRTLHVTNHTLTFISSNPSKFTHFSSIPHRPFSRSAQSAQTADEQTRSFAQPLSGFFRKVLFGNESADINRAAAENAESGETIVAEKLRKLEEEIRDLNEKKCGTAENLEIVNEEKEKGRKSDSAIAPKTKKLRLSALFKKSKKRSNSKSVADSRSELKFVVDSKPKLKPKPVERTAFGMEDPMVHRELSPDMRLFAEHLYAKGYLKDANFMNRDRFDPMDFEVSYAREFLKFAAVKFGEDHQYISRWLSAGDLKKVALLGVRLSGRRLFMMLNIFALSSKLTNPRFAKHAR, from the exons ATGATTTCGCTCAAAATCATCCGCACTCTTCATGTCACAAATCATACTCTCACCTTCATTTCATCCAATCCTTCCAAATTTACTCATTTCTCTTCAATTCCCCACCGCCCATTCTCGCGTTCGGCTCAATCCGCACAAACCGCCGATGAACAGACTCGCAGTTTCGCTCAACCCTTGAGCGGTTTCTTCAGAAAAGTCCTCTTCGGCAATGAAAGTGCCGACATCAATCGCGCTGCCGCCGAAAATGCGGAGTCGGGGGAGACAATTGTGGCGGAAAAGCTGCGAAAGCTGGAGGAAGAAATTAGGGATTTGAACGAGAAAAAGTGCGGGACGGCGGAGAATCTCGAAATTGTTAATGAAGAGAAGGAAAAGGGGCGGAAATCTGATTCTGCAATCGCGCCGAAGACGAAGAAGCTCAGGTTATCGGCATTGTTTAAGAAATCGAAAAAGAGGTCGAACTCGAAATCAGTGGCGGATTCGAGATCAGAATTGAAATTCGTGGTGGATTCGAAACCGAAATTGAAACCGAAACCGGTTGAGCGAACTGCGTTTGGGATGGAGGATCCAATGGTTCACAGAGAGCTCTCTCCTGATATGAGATTGTTTGCTGAGCATTTGTATGCGAAAGGATACTTGAAGGATGCAAATTTCATGAACCGAGATAGGTTTGATCCGATGGATTTCGAGGTCAGTTACGCCCGGGAGTTTCTGAAGTTTGCTGCTGTGAAGTTTGGGGAAGATCATCAGTATATTTCAAG ATGGTTGTCTGCTGGGGATTTAAAAAAGGTAGCCCTTTTGGGTGTCCGTCTATCGGGCAGAAGACTGTTTATGATGCTAAACATATTCGCGCTTTCTTCAAAATTGACGAACCCAAG GTTTGCCAAGCATGCACGCTGA